One genomic window of Deinococcus aerophilus includes the following:
- a CDS encoding IclR family transcriptional regulator, with translation MTDSSPPPGGRQKTGRARSGDAASVRTLERGLTVLTSLAALGQASLTQIAKASGLSASTAYRLLETLRQGGFVEWEERSGLFSVGIRAYQVGAAFAGRNTLMSAAQSEMLSLVDDLGETVNLAVLRGQEAVYIHQVEGRQLVRMFAQLGAGTPLNCSGVGKVLLAWQPEAEVSARLGPAPYAAFTPHSITALEPYLKELQQVRARGYALDDEEREIGVRCMATPLYDHTRQVVASLSVSAPTSRFEKAQVPAFYQRMEQASRAISARLGWTP, from the coding sequence ATGACCGACTCCTCTCCTCCCCCCGGCGGCCGGCAGAAGACGGGCCGCGCCCGCAGCGGCGACGCGGCCAGCGTCCGCACGCTGGAACGGGGCCTGACGGTCCTGACCTCGCTGGCCGCGCTGGGTCAGGCGTCGCTCACGCAGATCGCCAAGGCCTCCGGGCTCTCGGCGAGCACGGCCTACCGGCTGCTGGAAACGCTGCGCCAGGGCGGGTTCGTGGAGTGGGAGGAACGCAGCGGCCTGTTCAGCGTGGGCATACGCGCCTATCAGGTGGGCGCGGCCTTCGCGGGGCGCAACACCCTGATGAGCGCGGCCCAGTCCGAGATGCTCTCGCTGGTGGACGACCTGGGCGAGACGGTGAACCTGGCGGTGCTGCGCGGCCAGGAGGCGGTCTACATCCATCAGGTCGAGGGCAGGCAGCTCGTGCGCATGTTCGCGCAGCTGGGAGCGGGCACCCCGCTGAACTGCTCGGGCGTGGGCAAGGTGCTGCTCGCGTGGCAGCCCGAAGCCGAGGTGTCCGCGCGCCTGGGGCCCGCGCCCTACGCCGCCTTCACCCCCCACTCGATCACGGCGCTGGAGCCGTATCTCAAGGAGCTGCAGCAGGTGCGCGCGCGCGGCTACGCCCTGGACGACGAGGAACGCGAGATCGGCGTGCGCTGCATGGCGACCCCCCTGTACGATCACACCCGGCAGGTGGTGGCCTCGCTGAGCGTGTCCGCGCCGACCTCACGTTTTGAAAAGGCGCAGGTTCCTGCGTTTTACCAGCGCATGGAACAGGCCTCGCGCGCCATCTCGGCCCGGCTGGGCTGGACTCCGTAG
- the aceB gene encoding malate synthase A, with amino-acid sequence MITLPSGMHISAPLTPQQQEILTPEALAFVAELHRRFEPRRRELMAARGARQARLDAGELPDFLPQTREIREGDWRIAPLPQDLQDRRVEITGPVDRKMIINALNSGARVFMADFEDASSPTWENMVDGQINLRDAVRREITLDTGAKSYRLNDQTAVLVVRPRGWHLPEKHVMVDGETLYGAFFDFGLYFFHNAAELLARGSGPYFYLPKMESHLEARLWNDVFNHAEQTLGIQHGSVKGTVLIETILAAFEMDEILYELREHSAGLNCGRWDYIFSYIKKFRQRGDRVLPDRAKVSMAVPMMSNYSKLAIQTCHKRGAPAIGGMSAFIPVKNDEAANERAFAQVRADKEREATNGHDGTWVAHPGMVALATEVFDRLMPTPNQIDSGKQMDLHITAADLLTPPEGTVTEEGVRTNINVGIQYLAAWLRGSGAVPIHNLMEDAATAEISRAQLWQWREQGVTLEDGRTLTPELFDELYADETQKLGGDFAAAATLFRDVATRSPLADFLTLPGYEQLA; translated from the coding sequence CATGCACATCTCGGCCCCCCTTACCCCGCAGCAGCAGGAGATCCTCACGCCCGAGGCGCTGGCCTTCGTGGCCGAGCTGCACCGCCGCTTCGAGCCGCGCCGCCGCGAGCTGATGGCGGCGCGCGGGGCCCGGCAGGCGCGGCTGGACGCCGGAGAGCTGCCCGATTTTCTGCCGCAGACGCGCGAGATCCGCGAAGGGGACTGGCGCATTGCACCGCTGCCGCAGGACCTGCAGGACCGCCGGGTCGAGATCACCGGGCCAGTGGACCGCAAGATGATCATCAATGCGCTCAACAGCGGCGCGCGGGTGTTCATGGCCGATTTCGAGGACGCGAGTAGCCCCACCTGGGAGAACATGGTGGACGGCCAGATCAACCTGCGCGACGCGGTGCGCCGGGAAATTACCCTGGATACCGGGGCCAAGTCCTACCGGCTCAACGACCAGACGGCCGTGCTGGTGGTGCGCCCGCGCGGCTGGCACCTGCCCGAGAAGCACGTCATGGTGGATGGGGAAACGCTGTACGGCGCGTTCTTCGACTTCGGGCTGTACTTCTTCCACAACGCCGCCGAACTGCTGGCCCGCGGCAGCGGCCCGTACTTCTACCTGCCCAAGATGGAATCTCACCTGGAAGCCCGGCTGTGGAATGACGTGTTCAACCACGCCGAGCAGACGCTGGGCATTCAGCACGGCAGCGTCAAGGGTACGGTGCTGATCGAGACGATCCTAGCCGCCTTCGAGATGGATGAGATCCTGTACGAGCTGCGCGAACACTCGGCGGGGCTGAACTGCGGGCGCTGGGACTACATCTTCTCGTACATCAAGAAGTTCCGTCAGCGCGGGGACCGCGTGCTGCCCGACCGCGCCAAGGTCAGCATGGCCGTGCCGATGATGAGCAATTACAGCAAGCTGGCCATCCAGACCTGCCACAAGCGCGGCGCCCCCGCCATCGGCGGCATGAGCGCCTTTATTCCGGTCAAGAACGACGAGGCGGCCAACGAGCGGGCCTTCGCGCAGGTGCGCGCCGACAAGGAGCGCGAGGCGACCAACGGCCACGACGGTACCTGGGTGGCCCACCCCGGCATGGTGGCGCTGGCGACCGAGGTCTTTGACCGCCTGATGCCCACGCCCAACCAGATCGACAGCGGCAAGCAGATGGACCTGCACATCACGGCCGCCGACCTGCTGACTCCGCCCGAGGGCACGGTGACCGAGGAGGGCGTGCGGACGAACATCAACGTGGGCATTCAGTACCTCGCGGCGTGGCTGCGCGGCAGCGGCGCGGTGCCGATCCACAACCTGATGGAGGACGCCGCGACTGCCGAGATCAGCCGCGCGCAGCTGTGGCAGTGGCGCGAGCAGGGCGTGACCCTGGAAGACGGCCGCACCCTGACCCCCGAACTGTTCGACGAACTGTACGCCGACGAGACGCAGAAGCTGGGCGGGGACTTCGCCGCCGCCGCCACCCTGTTCCGCGACGTGGCGACCCGCTCTCCCCTGGCCGACTTCCTGACCCTTCCCGGCTACGAGCAGCTGGCCTAG